The DNA region TCTTGACGACCATCTCGACCGCCAGCTGCAGCGTGATGCGGGCATGCCTCACATCTACTACGGCCTGCTCGTCGGTCTCGCCGAGGCCCCGCGCCGGCGGCTGCGGATGACCGAGCTGGCGATGAAGGCGAAGATCACCAGGTCCCGGCTCTCGCACGCCATCGCGCGGCTGGAGAAGAACGGGTGGGTGAGGCGGGAGGACTGCCCCTCGGACAAGCGGGGGCAGTTCGCGGTGCTGACGGACGAAGGACACGAGGTGCTGATGCGGAGCGCGCCCGGGCATGTGGCCGCGGTCCGGCAGGCCTTCTTCGACCGGCTCACGCCCGATCAGCAGAAGGCCCTCGGGGAGGCCATGCTGCTCATCGCGGAAGGGCTCCAGCCGGAGGGGACGGGGGCGGACCTGCCCTGGCTGCGGTAGGGGTTCGCCGGGTTCGTCGTCGGGTGCGGGTTCGTAGTGGCTGGTCGCGCAGTTCCCCGCGCCCCCGAAGGGCCGCTCACGCGGCCCATCGCGGGCCCCGGCACCGGTCCGGGCCCCGGGCATGGGCATGGATCTGCCCCGGCTCCACCGCTCTCGGAGCCGGGGCAGATCCCGGTTCGTACGTATGAAGGCGTCCCCACCCCTGCACACGTACGAGGTCAGTGGGTGACCCCATGCGGGTCCGGTCGCACTAGTGGGCGATGACCGGGACCTTCACGTCGTCCTCGGCGCCTTCGAGGGAGCCCGCGGCCGCGGTGGCGTCGGGGCTTCCGGCGTTGATGAAGGTGAAGGCGATTCCCGCGGCGATGACGAGGATGCCGACGGCGAACCAGATCGCGTTGGTGTAGCCGTGCACTTGGGCCTGCAGCTGGACGAGCTGCTGCTGGGGCTGGGTGGTGGCACCGGCGATGTGGTCCTTGACGTACGCCGTGGTGGCCGACGCGGCGATCGTGTTCAGCAGAGCCGTACCGATCGCGCCGCCCACCTGCTGCGAGGTGTTGACCATCGCGGAGGCGACACCGGAGTCACGCGGCTCGACGCCCAGCGTGGCCAGGGACATGGCCGGCATGAACGCCGTACCCATACCGAGGCCGAGCAGCAGCATGGCCGGCAGGAGCAGGGCCGCGTACGAGGAGCCGATCTCCATCTGGGTCAGCAGCAGCATGCCGGCCGCGGCGACCAGGAAGCCCGGGCCCATCAGCAGACGCGCCGGGAGGCGGTTCATCAGCCGGGCGCCGATCTGCGTGGAGCCCGCGATCATGCCCGCGATCATCGGCAGGAAGGCGAAACCGGTCTTGACCGGCGAGTAGCCCTTCACGATCTGCAGGTAGTAGGTCAAGAAGAGGAACAGGCCGAACATCGCGATGATCGCGAGACCGAGCGAGAGGTAGACGCCGCCGCGGTTGCGCTCGGTGATGACGCGCAGGGGCAGCAGCGGGGCCTTGACCTTGGACTCGACGAGGACGAAGGCCGCGAGGAGCACCGCCGACGCGACGAACAGGCCGATGGTCATGGAGTCGCCCCAGCCCTCGGACTCGGCGCGGGTGAAGCCGTAGACGAGGGAGACCAGACCGACGGTGGACAGGACGACACCCGGGATGTCGAGCGGCGAGCGGTTGCGGCTGCCGGACGGCTCACGGATGACGAAGTACGCACCGGCCGCGGCGACGACCGCGAACGGGATGTTCACGAAGAACGTCCAGCGCCAGTCCAGGTACTCGGTGAGGAAGCCGCCGAGGATCAGGCCGACGGCGCCACCGCCACCGGCGATCGCACCGTAGATGCCGAACGCCTTGGCGCGCTCCTTGGAGTCGGTGAACATCACCGCGAGCAGCGACAGCGCGGCGGGCGCGAGCAGTGCGCCGAAGGCACCCTGCAGGGCACGGGAGCCGAGCAGCATCGCCTCGTTGGTCGCGGCACCGCCGAGGGCGGAGGCGCCGGCGAAGCCTATGAGGCCGGTGACGAAGGTGCGCTTGCGGCCCCAGATGTCGGCGATCCGGCCGCCGAAGAGGAGGAGTCCGCCGAAGGCGAGGGCGTAGGCCGTGATGACCCACTGCCGGTTGCCGTCGGAGATGCCCAGGTCCTGCTGGGCCGAGGGCAGCGCGATGTTCACGATGGTCGCGTCGAGCACGACCATGAGCTGGGCGAGCGCGATGAAGGTCAGCGCTTTCCAGCGGTTGGAATCGGGGGCCTGCGCCTTGCCGGCGGTGGCCTGGGCTGTTTCAGACATGGAGGTACCCACTTCGGGACTTCGGATCGAAAAAGACAGTGAGAGGGCGCGGCTCGTCGTCGGTGACGGCCGGGATGTTCGGTGCGTAAGTGGGGTTACGCGAGGACTGGTCGGGTCGTCGCTGGTAAGGACCGCCCGGAGGGGCGGAAGTCATCGGTCAGGCTTGTCGCAGGTCCTCCATGGTCGCGGTCATGCCCGGCAGTTCGGATCGGGCCGGGGCCCGCAGACCGTCCAGGAACAGCTGCAGGTGGCGGTGGACGAACCGGTCGAAGCACAGGGTCGCGGTACCGGCCGGGGGCCTGCTGAGCTGGGCCACGGCGATCATGATGTCGCCGACGCCCACGTCGGGTCGGAGCTGTCCGGCCTCGCGGGCGCGGGCCATCAGCCGCTCGGCCAGTTCCTCGATCCGCTCACGCGCCGCCTCCAGGTCCGGGTGGTGCTGGTCGAAGGCGCTGGACATCATCGGGCAGAGGGCCGAGAGCCGCTCGTCGGCACAGGCGTGCACGAAGCGCGACAGTGCCTCGAAGGAGTCGCCCGTCTCGGCGAGCGCGAGTTCGGCCGCCTCCGACGTACGGTCCATGACCGAGCAGACGACCTCCCGCACCAGTGCGTCCCGGTCCGGGAAGTTGCGGTACACCGTGGCGTTGCCGACGCCGGCCCGGCGAGCGATCTCGTCGAGCGGCACGTCGGGGCCGAACTCCACGAACATCTCGCGGGCGGCGGTGACGATCCGCTCCCGGTTGCGCAGGGCGTCGGCGCGCGGCCGGGTCACCTTGTGCTGTACGCGGACTGCGGTCTCCACGGCGTACTCCTTGAGCCGGTGGGTGCGATCCGGGGATCCACTCCCCGTTTCGCTCGGACACATGGCTAAACGGGGAAACGATCCCCAGTTATTTCCGAACATCGAAGAGATTCCATGTGACCCGCGTCACACCCTTCAGGGGCTCCCGCGAACAAGAAACCCACGATCGGTCTCCTCCAGCGCGCGCCCGCGCATCCGGCGGCACAGGGTGATCGAACAGGGTGCAGCCATACCGGCCGGCTGCCTGGAGCGAAAGGCCCCTGCATGCAGCCGACCAGCCGTCGGATATCCCCGCGCCGCCGCGCCGCAGCCCTCGCCTCGGTCACCGTCCTCACCCTGACGGTCAGCACCTCGGCCGGGACCGGACATCTGACGACCGGTTCCACCACGGCTGCGGGACCCATCGCGCTGGCGCGCTCCTCCCCTCTCGGTCCCTGCATGATCAGCGGCTCGATGGGCGTGCAGATGTCCGAGGGCATCCCCACCCCGGCCGGCTACTCGCGCTCCACCGGCACCGTCCGCGCCCTGAACCTGATGGTCGACTTCTCCGACGCGCCCGGCCAGGGCAGCGCGCTCGACCGCTTCGGTGAGTTCTTCCCGCAGACCACCAACTGGTTCCGCACCAGTTCGTACGGCCGCCTCGACTACCGCCCCGAGGCCCCGATAGGCGGCTGGCTGCGGATGCCCAAGTCCTTCGAGGAGTACGGGATAGAACGCGGGGCGCCCTTCGACCCCGGTTACCGCGAGCTGGTCCAGGACCTCGTGGCCGCTGCCGATCCGAAGGTGGACTTCAGGGAGTACGACCTGCTGAACGTCCTGATGACCCCGAACGCCGGCCCCTCCGCCCTGGACACGGTCCTGTCGGTGACCTTCGCGGGCAACACGGAGGCGCCGGTCGCGGACGGGGTGCCCGTCGCGAACGCGTCCTTCGTCTACAGCCGCCAGGACGACGGCTCGGGCTCGTACGAAGAGACCGGCTACCGCGTACTCCCCCACGAGAACGGCCATGTCTTCGGGCTGCCCGACCTCTACACCCAGGACGGGGGCGGCGCGGTCGGGCACTGGGACATCATGAGCGAGGACTGGGGGGCCGACAACGACCTGCTGGGCTGGCACAAGTGGAAGCTCGGCTGGCTCGACGACTCCCAGGTCGGCTGCGCGTCCGCGGCCGGCACCACCGAGCACGTCCTGACCCCGCTGGCCGAGCCCGGCACCGGCGGCAAGCTGGTCTTCGTCCCGGTCGACTCCAGGACGGGGTACGCGGTCGAGCTGCGCACCCAGGCCGGCAACGACGACGCGATCTGCAAGACGGGCGTTCTCATCTACAAGGTCGACGCGACCGTCGACACCGGCCGGGGCCCGATCACGGTCATCGACTCCACCAAGGACAGCGGCGGCTGCACCCGCAGCCCGAACGTCCACGCCGAACTCTCCGACGCGGCCTTCTCCCCCGGCCAGTACTTCAAGGACCTCAGAACCGGCATCCGCATCACGGTCGCGGGCACCGACTCCACGGGCAACCACCAGGTGTACGTGACCCGAGACCGCCAGGCGGCGTCGTAGGCCGCGGGGCCCCTTCAGGCGGCCGCGCCCTTTCAGGGGCGCGGGGCTGTGACATTTTGCGGCTCCGCCGCGGGGCGCGACCAGCCCTCACCGGCCCGCACCTCCGATACGGCCCTTCCCGCGGAGCGACCCGCATTCATTACCGTGGTCCGCACACCGTAATGGGGAGCCCATGCCACCGACCCACCTCACTCCGACCCACCTCACACCTGCCGAGCCCGACACAGTCGCCCCCGTCGAGGCAGTCGCCCCGCTGATGCGGGGCATCACCGTGCTGCTCCGGCTCACAGAGGCGGGCGGCACGTCGAGTCTCAGCGCCCTGGAGAAGGCCACCGGCCTCGCCAGGTCCACGGTGGACCGGATCGCGGCGACGCTGGCCCGCATGGGATACGTACGTCTCGACGGACGGGACGCCGTGCTCACGCCGCGGCTGATGGAGCTGGGCAACGCCTATCTGGCCGCCCTGCGGCTGCCCCGGCTGCTGGACGGGCGGGCCGACGCGCTCGCCGACGAACTGGACGAGTCGGTGTCGCTGGCGGTCGGCGACCGGGACGGCATCCGCTTCATCCATCAGGCGACCCGCCGGCGCGCGATGTCGCTGAGCTTCCGCATCGGCGATCTGCTCCCGGCCGAACGGACCGCGCCGGGCCCGCTGTTCGCCACGGGGTGGACCGACGAGGACTGGACGCGCTGGCGCGAACGGCGGGCCGCCGATCCCGAGGACCGCGGTTTCCCCGCCGTGCCACCCCGTGAACACCCCGCCGGGGACGAGGAGTTCGAGGAGCGGACACGTGAGGCGGCGGCGCGCGGCTGGGCGCTCGACGACCAGTTGATCGAGCCGGGCCTGGTCGCGCTCTCCGTTCCGGTACGGGATCGCGGTGGGCGTATCGCCTGCGTGGTGAGCGTGGTGAGCCACACCAGCCGGCACACCGCGGACTCCCTGCGGGACACCCTGCTGCCCCGGCTGCGGGCGACCGTGCGTGCGATGGAACGGGATCTTCGGGACGCCCCCGCGCAGCAGCCCGCCGCGCGCGCCGGTCTCGCCGCCTGGACCGGAGCCTCGAAGCAGGAACTGGGCCGGGAGTTCGTCGAGTCGCTGGCCCGCGGGCTGACCGTGATCACGGCGTTCGGCGAGGGCAGGGCCGAGCTGACGCTCACCGAGGTCGCGCAGGCCACCGGGCTCGCGCGGGCGACGGCCCGGCGTGCGCTGATCACCCTGGAGCACCTGGGTCAAGTGACCGCCCACGGGCGGACGTTCACCCTGACGCCGCGCGTCCTGGCACTCGGCTTCCCGCCGCTCTCCCGTACGACGCTTCCGCAGATCGCGGCCCCTCATCTCGCCGAACTCGCCGACCGGCTGCACGACTCGGCGTCCCTCGCGGTCCTCGCGGGCGACGAGATCCAATACACGGCCCGCGTCGCCACCAGCCGCATCATGAGCGTCAACATCACCGTCGGCACGCGCTTCCCCGCCTACGCAACCTCGCTGGGCCGGGTGATGCTCGCCGGCCTCGCCGCGGCCGAGCGGGGCCCGTTCCTGACCGGCCTGCACGCGCTGACCCCGCACACGGTCACGGACCCGGGGGCTCTCGCGGCCACCCTCGATCGCGTCCGGGAGGCCGGATACGCCCTGGTGGACGGGGAGTTGGAGGAGGGGTTGCGGTCGATCGCGGTTCCGGTGCGGGATCGTTCGGGGCTGGTCGTGGCGGCCGTGAACGTGGCGATGCACAGTTCGCGGCGGACGGTTGAGCAGTGTGTGGGTGAGGTGTTGCCGGAGCTGGCCGCGACGGCCGGGCGGATCGAGGGGGATCTTCGCGTGGCGGGGCGGTTTGCCCGTGTGCCGGTCGCCTAGCCGGCGGGGCGATGACGGCGGCGGGGCGGGTGGGAGACCGGGGTTGCCGGTCTCCCACCCGCCCTGGAGCGTTTCGCGCGGTGGGGGGTGGGGTCGTGCGTGGTGGGGAACGTGCGGGTTCGTGGGGGCTGGTCGCGCAGTTCCCCGCGCCCCTAAAGGGGCGCCGCCTCGGCCAGCTCGGCCGGTGCGGCCTCGGTCTCCGTGTTCCCGACAGGCGCCCCTTCGGGGAGGTCCTTGGTGCCCCTCATCAGGAAGAACGCCAGGACCGCCGCGCCGACCACTCCCGCCGCTCCCGTCAGGAAGCTCGCGGACATCGCGCTGGTGAAGGCGTCGTGGGTGGCGGTCAGGAGGGCGGGGTCCTTGGTGGTGGCGGCCGCCGCCAGGGCGTCGCCGATGGAGTGGCGGGCGGCCTCGGGGGCGTCGGACGGCATGTTCCCGGTGAAGGTGCTGGAGAGGACGGCGCCGAGGATCGCGACACCGAGGGCGGCACCGGCCTGCTGGACCGTGTCGTTGAGGGCGGAGCCGACACCGGCGTGCTCGTCGGGGATGGCGCCCATCATGGCCGACATCGCGGCGGGCATCGCCAGCCCGCCACCGGCGCCCATCAGGCACATCGCACCGGCGAGGATGCCCCAGCCGCTGTCCGTGCCCAGCGTGGAGAGCAGGCCGAACCCGGCGGCGATGACAAGGAGTCCGAAGACCGCCATGGCGCGGTTGCCGGTCTTCGACAGCAGTGCGGCGCCGATGCTGTTGAAGACCAGGGTGGCGAGGGCCAGCGGCATGAAGGCGAGACCCGCCTCGGTGGCGGAGTAGCCGAGGACGAACTGCAGGTACTGCGTGAGGACCAGCATCAGACCGCCGTTGGCGAGGGTCAGCAGGACGAGCGAGAAGCTGGCGCCGGTGAACACACGGTTCCTGAAGAGCTGCACGGGGACCATCGGGGACTTGCAGCGCGCCTCCCACACGGCGAACCCGACCAGGCTGAACACCGTCAGGGCGAGTGAGATCTGCGTGCCCAGGTGGCCGAGGCCGCCCTTGGGGAGCTCGACGATCGTCCAGACGAGCGCGGTCATACCGACCATCGAGAGGACCATGCCGACCGGATCGGCCTTGCGCCAGGGGCCCTTGGACTCCGGCATCAGGATGAGCGCGGCGACGATGGCGAGGAGCGCGATGGGGATGTTGATGAGGAACACGACGCCCCACCAGTAGTGGGCGAGCAGGGCGCCGCCGAGCACGGGACCGCCGACCAGACCGACCATCGCGACGGCGCTCCAGGCTGCGATCGCCTTGGGCCGCTCCTCGTCGTCGAAGACCGTGATGAGGATCGAGAGCGTGCTGGGCATCACCAGGGCGCCGCCGACGCCCATCAACACCCGTCCCAGGATGAGCAGTTCGGGTGTGGTGGCCTCCATCGCCACCACTGAGGCGGCTCCGAAGAGCGCCAGCCCGATGACCATCACCTTCCGGCGCCCGAACTTGTCGGACAGGCTTCCCGCGGTCAGCAGCAGTCCGGCGAAGACGAGCATGTACGAGTCGAGGATCCACTGCAGATCGGAGGCGCTCGCCCTGAGGTCCTCGGCGATCGTCGGGATCGCGACGGTGAGAACCATGTTGTCGACGACCAGCACCAGGGTGCTGAGGCACAACACGATCAGGATGAGCCAGCGGCGCGGGTGACGGTCCATCTTCCTGCCTTTCGAGCGGTACGGGCCTGGCGGCGCACACCTCTCCCGGTTCCGGGACGTCGTGCGCTCGGTAGGAACAACGTACCGACTTGCGCACAGTGTGCGCAAGAGGGGAACGGCGTACTCGCCGGAGGTCTCCGGGTCGCCCGGACCTACGCCCCAGGTACCGGTGACACCTGGTCCGCACGCCCGATCCCCTTGGGACACAGGGCAGTTAGCGTCGGCGGCATGCGTATCGGAATTCTCGGCACGGGCAATGTCGCCCGTGCGCTGGCAGCCGGCTGGTCCACCGCGGGGCACGACGTCGTGCTCGGCTCACGCAGACCGGAGGAACGTACGGATGTGACGGAGGCGGGCTTCACCGTCGTGGGGCTCGACGCGGCGGTCGCGGACGCGGAGGTGGTGGTCAACGCGACGCCCGGGACGGTGTCCGTGGACCTGCTGGGTTCGGTCGGGGCGACGGCTCTCGCCGGGAAGACGCTCGTCGACGTGGGCGTCGGCCTGTCCGACGACTTCACCGAGCTGTCGCACCCCAACAGCAGCCTGGGAGAGCTGATCCAGAAGGCGTTCCCGGAGACACCCGTCGTCAAGACGCTGTGCACGATGGACGCGTCGGTGATGGTGCGGCCGGGCGCGCTGGAGGGCCGGAGCACCGTCTTCCTGTCCGGTGACAGCGGGGCGGCCAAGCAGCTCACCGCCCGGCTGCTCACCGACCTCGGCTGGTCCGCGGCCTCACAGCTGGACCTCGGCGGCATCGGCACCGCACGCGGTCAGGAGCACTTCGCACTGCTCTTCGTCGGCATCGCGGAGGGCCTGGGCACCCACGCCTTCAACATCGACGTCGTCACGCTCCCGACCGGGCCGTGACGCGGAACGGCGAGGGCACGCCGTCGGCCCCCGTCATTCCCTCCCGCCACCCAGAGGCCACCAGCCCCTTGAGCGCCACCTCCGTGGCGAGCCGCGGCAGCAGCAGCGCCCAGAAGCGGGTCAGCATGGACTGCGACAGCCACTGCGCGTTCCGGCTGCCCAGGGCCCCGAAGCCCACGGTGGCCGCGACCACGGCATGGGCCGCGTCCTGCGGCGACACGTCACGGGCCAGCGTGCCCTCGCGGGCCGCCTCGGCCAGTACGCCCTCCACCCAGGCCTGCCACCGCCGCCGCAGATCCGCCCCGGCCGCCACGGGCACCGGGCTCTCGCTCAGGTCGAACCCGGCGCGCAGGATCACGTCGTGCCGCAGGCCCCGGAGCAGCGCGTGCGTGGCGTCGACCAGCACCTGCAGGGGCCCGCCGGGACCGGTGCCCCCAGTACCCTCGGCGGTCGCGGCGGCCTCACTCCTCGCCCGGCCCTCGGCCGTGATCCGCCCGAGCCGCTGCGCAGCCGCCTCCCACACCGCCACGGCCAGCGCCGCCTTGCTGGCGAAGTGGAAGTGCAGCGCGCCGTTGCTGACTCCGGCCCGGGCGCTGATCGTGGACAGGGACACGACGTCGAAGCCGTCCTTGCAGAAGAGCTCGGCCGCCGACTCGATCAACGCGTTGCGCGTACGAACCGCGCGTTCCTGCTGGGCCATCAGAGCACTCCGTTGCTGCGGGGGGCATGCCAGAGAGGCGCCCCCACAATAACAAACCGCACAGGCGGTTTCTATTGCCGTGTCATTGCGATTGCTACTGCTACTACTGCTCCTGCTCCTGCTCCTGCTCCTGCTCCTGCTGGGCGCGGAGCACGGGCAGCGACCCGTAGCCGTTGACGATGAAGGACTCCACCGGCTCGATGCCGTCCACCGGAGCCGCCGGCGACAGCCCGGGGAAGCGGTCGAACAGCCCCGCCAGCGCCACGCTCGCCTCGATCCGCGCGAGCGGCGCCCCCAGGCACCGGTGCACACCGAACCCGAAGGCCAGATCCTCGCGGCGGCCCGGGCGCAGCAGGTCGAAGACGGCGACGTCCTCCCCGTACGCCTCCGGATCTCCGGACGCGGCGGCGAAGGAGACCAGGATCGGGTCGCCCTTGCGAATCAGTACGCCGTCGGACTCGCCACCGGACCCGGCGTCGGCCGGTGCGGGGTTCCCCAGCGCGATGTCGTCCACCGCGAACCGCATCGGGGAGTACGCCGCCGGGCTGTGCACCCGCAGCGTCTCGTCCACCACGTCCATCCAGGTGGCCCGGCCTGCGCGGACGTGCGCGAGCTGTTCCGGGTGGGAGAGCAGGGCCCCGACGGCGTTGGTGATGAGCGTGCAGGTCGTCTCCTGACCCGCGGCGATCATGAGGTAGAGGGTGCCGAGGAGTTCCTCCTCGGTGAGCCCGCCGTCCTCGTCCTGGTCGCGGGCCCCGATCAGCGCGGACGTGAGATCGCCACCGGGTTCGGCCCGCTTCTCGGCGACCAGTCGGGCGAGCATCCCGAAGACCTCGATCTGCGCGGCGGCCATGCGCTCGGCGGGCACGGCCGTGCCGAACACCAACTCCAGCGCGGTGCACAGGGGTTCACGCGTCTCCTCCGCCACCCCGAACAGTTCGCAGATGACCCGCATCGGCAGCAGCCTGGCGAAGTCGGCCCGCAGATCGACCGGTTCACCGTCCGGCACCGCGGCCAGGTCGTCCAGCAGCCCGGCCGTGATCTCCTCGATCCGCGGTCGCAGGGCCTCGCTCCGGCGCGTGGTGAAGGCGCCCGCGACCAGCCGCCGCAGCCGGGAGTGGTGATCCCCGTATGCGAACAGCATGTTCTCGTTGGCGACCCACGGGTACAGCGGCCACTCGGGGCCTATCCGACCCTCGACGAAGGCGGGCCAGTGCTGCCGGGCGTCCTTCGACACCCTTGGATCCAGCAGGAGTTGCTTGACGTACTTCTGCCGTACGGCCGCCCAGGCGACCACCCCGCCCGGCAGTTCCACCTCGGCCACCGGCCCTCGGGAGCGCAGCTTCTCGGCCTCCGAGGCGAGATCGCGCCCGGTCACGTCCAGCGCGTACGGGCAAGCAGGCATGTCCATCCGTGCACTCCGTTCGGTTTGGTCGTCGGCGCACCCCCGGCGCGAGGGCGCTTCACTGAGCGGCGGTCGCGACCTCCGCGGGCGCCCCGGCCCCGGCCTGCGGGCCGGTCGCGATGTCCGCCTCCGGGCCGTCCTCCAGTCCGTCCTCCAGGTCGCCTTCCGCCTCGGCCTCGGCCGCCTCCGCCTCGCGCAGTTCCATGGCCTCGCGGTGGATCCTCGCCGCCCGCTCCGGTGTGAAGTCCAGCCGGACGAGCACGCCCGGCACCGCGATCGACGGCATCAGATGCCGGTAGAGGTCGGCCACCCGCTCCGCCAGATCCTCGCGGCCGGTCATGATCCGCGACAGCACCTGTACGCCGGTGAAGGCGCCGACGAACAGCTTCGCGAGCGAGTCCACATCGGCGTGCGGCAGGACCTCGCCCCTCGCCATGGCCTCCTGGAAGAGGGCCCGGGTGTGGTCCTGCCAGGCCCCCATCGGCACCCGCCGGTTCAGGTGGTCCTTGGGCGACCCATGGTCGACGGTCAGCCGCACACTGCCCTGGACGATCGGATCACCCGTGTCCCGCTTGAGCAGATACGCGAGCAGCAGCGCCTCGTCCAGCGACTGCTGGAGCTTCAGCTCCCTTTCGGGCACGCGCGGCAGGGCCCCGACCTGCGCCGCGAGGACCGCCTGGGCGAGCTCCTCCTTGGACGTGAAGTGGAAGTAGAGGGCGCCCTTGGTCATGCCCGACTTCTTGAGGACGTCCGAGATGGTCGCCGCTTCGTATCCGACCTCGTCGAACACCTCGGCCGCCGCGACCAGAATCGCCCGCCGCGTCCGAATGGCCCGCTCTTGCCGCGCCACGAACAACCTCCGTACCATCCCGCTCACCGGGAAAAGAGACCTTGAGGTCTGTACTGGGCAGCCGTGACCTCGCGGTTCAGAATAAAACCAGCCGAACGGTTTCTCAAGGATTCACCCATATCGAACTCGCGGCCCCACTGTGAGCTGCGCCGACCCTTCGGCCGCGCCGCGAGCGCCCCCTCGGGCTCCCCCAGTGAGCACCTTCGCCTCCCTGAGCACCCTTGAAAACAAAACCGGTTGGTACGTATCTTCGGTGCGCAGTGGTTCGTACCTGACCGGTTCCCACACCCAGGGGAGTTCGATGGCCGTGCCCGCACACACCAAGACCCACCCCGTCGCCGACGAGCTGGCCCAGCTGCTCTTCGAGGGCGCCGATCGCGACCGCGTGCACGGGGCCTGGCGTCGGCTCGTGTCCGGCAAGGAGTTCGCGTACCGCCCGGGGCTGTCTCCCGAGGAACGGACGGCCCTCTCGTACGAGCGGTTGCGGCTCCTCAACGACGCGGCCGGCGACCCGG from Streptomyces sp. NBC_00258 includes:
- a CDS encoding ScbR family autoregulator-binding transcription factor, with the translated sequence MARQERAIRTRRAILVAAAEVFDEVGYEAATISDVLKKSGMTKGALYFHFTSKEELAQAVLAAQVGALPRVPERELKLQQSLDEALLLAYLLKRDTGDPIVQGSVRLTVDHGSPKDHLNRRVPMGAWQDHTRALFQEAMARGEVLPHADVDSLAKLFVGAFTGVQVLSRIMTGREDLAERVADLYRHLMPSIAVPGVLVRLDFTPERAARIHREAMELREAEAAEAEAEGDLEDGLEDGPEADIATGPQAGAGAPAEVATAAQ